The Phlebotomus papatasi isolate M1 chromosome 3, Ppap_2.1, whole genome shotgun sequence genomic sequence ggaacggtttttagccatccatatattcgtgatcaggaagtgtcaaaacacattctggcaaagtttggacGCGATcagaggacatgagattttgttaggattatagtaggtgagattgttaagaatctcacctaatatgagaaaaaagccTAATCTTAAAGCTTCCcctattcaaaggtgccccacttccctcaaTAACATCTTTTTTAGATAATACCTATTTACTccaaataggggaaggctttcaggcttcgtacagaGTATAGACTATGGCTTCGAACACtccatattttttccatattgttTTAGTTAATCCGACCTATCTAgggaatattttaatagctagtcttgaGTCGCACATTTCCCGAAAAAATAAGGTCACATTCTTTAAATGGGAAAATgagaagtgttcgaagcctgaaaaACCTCCCATATAGCTTTTTAAAAACAacttattttactttattttttaaaaggtaggggaaagtgccctcccttcgaacgtacatgtcttcgaataatgtgaatttcttttgtttttcgtaaaagaTTTATGCTAAATAATCACGGGATTataaacaattgatgataagccaaataatatttaatagaaatgtgtaagtctcttaggaaaaataaaagaaaaatcacattattcgaaggcatgaacgttcgaagggagagtactttcccctatattattgTAAGAAAATcgacatttatttaaaaaaaaactattcaattatgatcattatttttttcatgatttttagagaaaaaaaaatcaaacgttTTGTATCTacatctcactctttcgcactcaaaattagactgaactaaattaaattttgttgtgatgttcaaaagcagaagaagaagagtacagaATGTGAatcttgattttatgaaatttttctaatctaaaagatgtgtcAGAAGCATAAATCCTTTTAAACCAAACcgaaattacaaaataaatttgagaaattcattattttttaattgtctcTACGTtaagaatatttcactatttttggaCATCTATAATTTATGATTTTCGTTATACAAGGtgacataattttattttttactaaacattttactaaaatacttgTTATTATGCTGTTTTTTTAAGAGGTCAAAATGAATAATGTCccgttttacaaaatatttttcaattacatTTATTGTAAAAACTTTATGGAATTCGGACGATAAGTTGATGCAAATACAGAAAGCACAGAATTTCGACCTATGTTTCTTCTCCTTCTTTATTTAATTGGCCagagaataaaggaggagaTGAACTAGGTCGAAATTTCGTGTTTTCtctaattgaatttttgtaaaaataccaAGATAATAAATCTCaactttggtttttcggggAATATTCCTTTGAATTTGAGCAATAATGcccacaacaaattcaatttagttcaattcaatttgagtaCCAAATAATAAGAGGGATGGACATATAAAATGTTTCAGTAAAATACGATGGAAATTTCGATTAAACATTTTCTAAATGTATAAGGTGCGCCAGAGATATAAAATATGCAATCagtaagaaaacttaaaaattgcaacaatataaatttcaaaaacgGTAAAACTTTAGTTTCTAGCTCAAGACTAATTAATCAtctattttatagaaaaaaacttCGTATACTATTTGTTTATTTACTACTAAATCGTTTTTGACAAACTACTAGCAAACTATTTAACGCTGATCACTcaacaaaaattcaattcaaaattggtTTGGATAAAATTCTTCTCTTCACATAAGttttttacaaataataaataagttacaaaatgtaaaataaaaattgaatcgtgcaaaaatatttgaaacagAATTGAAGTCAGGATAAAagatctaaaataaaaaattgtatctACAATTATATTTGAGAACAATTCATATTAGTGAATTTATTCTAATATGACTTCAAACACGCAAGTTTTGGCTTGTAAATCATGTAAAGCTTTAATATGAAAGAAAAGCCAAATTTGGTCCATAAAAATTGGTTTTAGTAGAATTAAATAGCATAAGatgtggcaaagcgtcctaggctttgcaaactaaggtaaggtactctctagtcggccgtttaacaagtcggccactatgtgttcttcaagtcggccggtggaattatttattcatattatataattttgcaataatattccaggagttttataacatcataaggtcaataattgtataaataacacaaatgaccgagaatacaaatgaaattagacacaaaacatttaaaaaaattattaaaagtcagaggattcaaatttaccttaagcaatattggtcatttttcagcatattttgatgttctttataatattcacgacattttttcacaaagagttattcgatttattacctgtacagattactttagcagtcaaattttgagtcaaaccgCAAGTTAAAAACTTTAACTAACTCACtctgcaataaatttattttcattattgataaaaatattaattttctgtcttaaatgtgaaggtgtgaaattttaaagtcatgttcctcaattcggccggctaaataaaagaataaaaagaatttttcccttacaattttttgttttcttaaaattactattctttaaaggttttctttctttctttctcaatatccttttctagtccgtaaaaacgttacgggcttttaaaatttgaaaaataggtggccgactagaggaaccccaggtggccgagtagagaaacgcttatattgaagtggccgaattgaggaacactctacatttttaaaacattttaattttttaataatctaaaattattttatctccaaataaagtgtacaatcagatggacaaagatctatactacaaattagggtgaaaatttgatcaaaacaggcaaattaaatgtccttttacataagtttttcataaaacccatccttaagtggccgacatacagccccttaccttactcgaactcgtgactaagATGCTATACATTAAAAAAAGCATAAcacttttgcattatttaccgtttaccggttttcaaatTTGaagcgatttataaatcatttaaagatcccccaaaatagtttcaaaagtaaaagatttaattttctaaaaaaattagttatcggttataaatcggtgcattatcgattcataaccgattggaatcagttCAGTTTTATCAGAAACTTTTCCAAccagcccaaacatgataccattcggttgggaaatatgctcctagagcctttttaaccttttacCCTGAAAAAACCGTTTGGTCCTTAAAaaacttaggacttaagccgagagacggcttagtggaaaatgatagaaatatgGTTTAATCCAGGGGAGTGACATTAGGTCTATAAAATGCGACCTGTTTTAGTGtacattttttcctgttttcgtacacatttcacaagatatctccaaaactacgtaggttgcaaatttggggtttttggttgcctattctatattaaattgacttttattttatatttgtattattttctaaatcatTCTACAAGAACAGAAAACagccaataaactcaaaagttttttcggcacgctagaaacacatgggaaacataggaaatgtcatacccttggtttaatcattatttcgaatataattacgctaagccgtctatCGGCTAAtcttcaagtctgtcaaggcccttattaggaatgatttaatggGATTTCCGTATTAGgacaaaatgttcgcctgggtattctataaaacatattcaaaaatgaaaaaaaaaaacgcgtgaCGAGTTTTCGAACATTcacaaaaacatggttttgatggGGAACAGGGGATGAGAGACGTGTTAATGGTTCcaaggtcgacttatggggatgGGTCTTCCGGagatcccaagtctctatctcttaccgttccgCCTCTAGAGCTAGCGACAGCCAGACGTAGAGATGTGACCCGGGGGGTGCTGTCTCTGTCGAGTTAGAGAAGTAATATTATGGCTCCTCAAGAATTCATTCTCATTGTTTTGCTTGATTGCAAtaagagatggtaaaatttcagaaatttcacagcagtcgccacctactttaggcggaaattcatgaaatttctggAAATTTAGCAACTCTAATTGCAATATAAAATAGTGATTTTGTCCCTGagttttcatgtttttttttatacttctgaGATctaataaattaggaaaattcttataaatttgGTTTCATTTGTTATTACACCTGAGATTTAGGCAAACCCGTTTTTATCGTTTTTTGGAGCTTAGGAGATTATATATTTCCGATTTTATTGAATTGACTTCGTTCTTTATTAAGAGaaacttgaaaatatttaagatctttaattttttctctatgattATCACTTGGAAGattttctagaaataaagaaactcGGGAAATTAACATCAGAGGCGCCGTAACCTTATGCAAatcattattataaaatattctatttaatattctgtaattattattatagaaaatttgtattttttacctgCTTTTACTAAAGATTTCTCGAAAACCAAACCCTTCTTtaaatctgttttgtgggtttgatggagaattttattagctacatttcgATCATAAACAActtttttgtcaaattatttCTTAACTCCGTAATTGTGGTAACTCACACAAAAAGAGAAAACACTTATCCACAGTGTGATATAGTTTAAGCAGATACTCCTTATCACTTCATAGCCTATCAGAAATTTTTCATCCTTGTACACATTCCCCAATTGCTCGCGGTTTTTTGCATCCGCTGTATTGTTCAAAAGCAAACCGCAATTATGGAAAATCAACTGTGTTACTTCTGAATACTTAATTATTGACTAAGGAAACCCTTAACGGATGTGCTTTTCCAGTTTCCTCAGTGGATAAGATTATTTTTCAATCCAAAGAATGATACTACTTTAAGCACCAATTTATTTAGGGTATAAATATTTCatggaaatatttattgtaaTACATCTTTTATTGCTTCACCTGGTacttttatttacttttcttaATCATTATTTACATTTCGTCAACTATTTCACTCCAGACTCGTGGAATTGATTCCTGAATTCGAGAAGCGTAATGTGAAGATAATTGCACTATCTTGCGATAGTGTTTCTTCCCATGAGAAATGGATCGACGATATCAAGCACTTTGGAGGTGATaactactttaagaaaaattaccTGGATTTTTGTCTCAAGATCTTGCTAATTTTAGGCTATTCTGGACCATTCCCCTATCCAATAATCGATGATGAGAAGAGAGAATTGGCTGTGAAGCTCAATATGCTGGACAAGGATGAAATTGGAAAAGCAGGATTGCCTCTTACTTGCCGAGCTGTCTTTGTTATCGATAGTCAGAAGAAATTCAGGCTTTCGATTCTCTACCCAGCTACAACTGGCAGGAATTTCAcgtgagagatttttttgagaGAACAATCAAGTTTTGAACGTAATTGTTGGTTCTTTTTTTCCAGTGAGATCTTAAGAGTCATCGATTCCATGCAACTTACAGACAAATACAAAGTTGCAACCCCTGCAGATTGGCGGGTAAGTATTATCTTAGAAAATCGCTAATTTTATGGAATGAGATAAGCAAGCATTTTGGTAGAAGTAGTCAGTAACTTTTCggcaaataaaagaaaataggcagtataataatataattgatctttacaaaaatgattATATAGGGAAAATGCAACTTAAGGGCTAAAATGTTATaagatattttattgtttttaaaacaaaattgtattcttggctccggcacactttttagatcaggaaaatttcatgaagttgaaattcgaatccctttctttctcacatgctttacatatgtctatctcattctctcgcactcttcttcttcttcttttaaacatcacaataaattcaatttagctcaatcgaatttggtatgcgatagaatgagatagtcatacgcaaaacatgtgagaaagaaaggaatccaaaattcgacttcatgaaattttcctgatctaaaaggtgtgccggcgGAGCCATTGCTGCCCTAATTCCATTTTTGTACCGACCTAAATTGATTTCTCTTTGTTCCGTTGGCACATcctttaaattaagaaaatttcatgaaatagaaattcacatctttttccTCCTCAAATTGTTTGGATAagtctattctactctttcgcactgttcttattttgaacatcacgccaaattcaatttagttcaatctaatttttagTGGGAAATTATGAGATAGACGTATACAAAATGTTTTATAGAGCAAAggatatgaattttaatttcacgaaattttcctgttctaaaaggtgtgcaggaGCCATTAACTAACCAAATTCGATTTCTTATTAACAAATATCGATTTATTTACTGGTCAAATTTGAATCTTTTACTGTCTAACTATAAAATTCGTTTACTGTTACTGTCGCACAccttttgatcagtaaaatttcgtgaaattaaaattcacatctcttttttctcaaacattttttaaCCATTTCGCACTCGAAAttgtattaaactaaattaatttattgtgacattgaaaagaataaAAGGAGAGAAAGAGTGAGATATAGACAAAACTGTTGAGGAAGAATGAGATGTGAAtgtcgatttcatgaaatttttctcacCTAAATGGCGTGCCAGAGCTATTACACTAAAGTTTATTTCTCTTTACtatgcaaatttatttatttttaactggCAATATTCCATCTTAATACTGACCAAATTCTAATTCTTATTAAGcaatattgattaattttctgtctagatttatttcttgataaaattagattttgatactgaagaaattcaatttcactactaatcaaaattattcattttttaaatattcaaattcgaTTTTTGTTACTGACTAAAAAGGATTTCTCTTTAATGAGCAACACTGATCCTTTTTGCTGACAAAATTTGATCTTTGTACTGACCAAATTGGTCTCTCTTAATTGATCATATTCGTTTTTAACTAAGAAAAATTGgtttctttttactgaccaaattcgaTTTTTATACTGAACAAAGTTGGCTTCTTTATGCCTTTGGCACAtgttttagctcggtataatttcatgaaatcgaaaatcGCATCCTTTTCTGTCTCAAAGATTTGCATCAGTTCAtcactctttcggtctcgaaatttgactgaactaaatttaatttggtgtgatgttcaaaagaagaagaagagtgcgaggaAGTAGgatggacatatgcaaagcttttaagaaggaaagggatgtgaattttttcattactgaccatattcatttttattagcaagtaaaattgttttctatttattgaccGAGCTCGATTTTCGAATTTGATTTTAGCACTGTCCAAGTTCGATTTCACtatttaaaaaactgatttcattttactgattaaattcaattttcatactgaataatattaatattttgatatcGCCGACATTCGATTTTCATACAGaccaaaattgtattttttttaaattattaggcccaacgcacaataaattttctttagtaaacatgtttttgacatttaaatgagagtgagtgagatccagATCTAGTTTtctctttcattctcataggaaaatttgaaaacatgtttacaaacaaaaattattgtgcgctgggcattaactctttcgcgtccatagggtaatgtcatgactcggggaaaagttttttttgggtatttacattaattgaaatctatctgttcgtgcacgacatcataatagaaggatgtaagattcttggctcattttctcaagactccagttagatttcaattaatgtaaatagccaaaaagaaacttttttccccgggtcatatatgaccctatggacgcgaaagagttaaactcgATTTTTGTTAATATCCGATATCGATTAATTGAGTAAATTTGATTTGTTTACTGCCACAGTTTGATGCTATGGCTCTGGCAcaatttttagatcaggaaaattttatgaagtcgaaattcgcatccctttaaTTTCTCAAACCTATTGCATTTGTCAATCTtactttttcgcactcttcttctttttttttaacatcacaacaaattcaattcagcttaatcgaatttgaagtgcgaaagaatgaaatagacattgcaaagcttttgaattttgactttttgagatctgaattttgacttcatgaaattttcttgatctaaaaggtgtgccgtagCGGCCGTAGCCATTAGT encodes the following:
- the LOC129805854 gene encoding peroxiredoxin-6 isoform X1, with the protein product MNIGDTFPNFSANTTIGQIDFYNWLESSWGVLFSHPADFTPVCTTELSRLVELIPEFEKRNVKIIALSCDSVSSHEKWIDDIKHFGGDNYFKKNYLDFCLKILLILGYSGPFPYPIIDDEKRELAVKLNMLDKDEIGKAGLPLTCRAVFVIDSQKKFRLSILYPATTGRNFTEILRVIDSMQLTDKYKVATPADWRQGGDCMVLPTLSADEANNLFPAGFSTVSVPSGKDYIRKTKCPNVD
- the LOC129805854 gene encoding peroxiredoxin-6 isoform X2, translated to MNIGDTFPNFSANTTIGQIDFYNWLESSWGVLFSHPADFTPVCTTELSRLVELIPEFEKRNVKIIALSCDSVSSHEKWIDDIKHFGGYSGPFPYPIIDDEKRELAVKLNMLDKDEIGKAGLPLTCRAVFVIDSQKKFRLSILYPATTGRNFTEILRVIDSMQLTDKYKVATPADWRQGGDCMVLPTLSADEANNLFPAGFSTVSVPSGKDYIRKTKCPNVD